The Paenibacillus sp. G2S3 region GGACCGGCAGGACGTGGGGAACAGACGGCAATGATTAACTGGTCACAGTTTCTGGCGTTTAGCATGAGTTTTGGGATTCCATCAGCTCTGATTTATAACGCTAAGAAAAACCCGGAGGATGCCGGAGTGCTTTATCGAATGGCATTGCTGCTCGGTATCATTTTTGGGGTCATAGCAATGATTATAGGCATAGTGGTCTTACCCTATTGGCTGAAATCCTTCAGTCCGGAGGTTGTGACCTTTGCCCAGTGGTCAATGATTCTGTGTCCGATTATAGTGATCTCTCAAATTAACAATGCAGCTTTTCAATTCAGAGGTGAATACAAGAGGTTTAATTGGATTCGTTATCTAGTTCCATTGCTAACCCTAACGATAATCGGGATATTGATCGCACTGGATCGGATGAATCCTTTTACAACTGCAATTGCCTATCTCCTTCCGGGAGCGCCGCTGTTTATCGGAATGGCGATTTCCTTGCTGCGCACCTATAAGGTGAAGATGAGAGGAGCCTTTCAGAATTTAAAAAGATTGTTCACTTACGGGCTAGGTTCCTACGGCAATGATTTGCTTGGCAATTTCTCTTATTATATCGATCAGATCGTGATTGCTGGCTTGCTAAGACCTGCTGATTTGGGGCTGTATGTAGTGGCAGTGAGTTTGTCGCGGATGGTTAATTTTTTCTCAAGCTCGATTACTATCGTACTGTTTCCCAAGGCCTCTGAGCTGTCAAAAGAACAGGCAGTTGAGTTAACATTCAAAGCCTTTCGAATTAGTACGACCTTCACCATGCTTGGAGGAGTAGTCCTGATGCTCTTAGCCCCTTTAGTGATTCCGCTGATGTACGGCAAAGATTTCAACGCGGCATTAACCGTGTTTCGCCTGCTGCTCCTTGAAGTGACCATTAGCGGAGGGACGATCATTCTGGCGCAGGCCTTTATGGCGTTAGGCAAGCCAAAAGTTGTTTCGATGCTTCAAGGTTTTGGCTTACTCTTGGTTATCCCAATGTTGTTCTTGCTCATCCCTAAATTTGGCTTACTCGGAGCAGGGATAGCGATGCTGTCATCAGCAATCCTGCGATTCTTCTTCATTGTTCTCAATATAAAGTACACCTTGAAAGTTAAACTTCCCCGGCTGCTCATTACCCGGGAGGACATCCAGTGGATGAAGACGACGATGAATTCTTACATTCGCAAGAAACCGATGGATATGAATGGATAATGCGAAAGACAAAGGAGGAAACCTTCATGGATTCAGTAAAAAGCGTGGTAGGCGGCCCAGGCAATTATCCAATATCGGCTGTCATCATCGCTCAGGATGACGAAGTTCGAATATCTAAGGCCATACAATCCTGCAGGTTATTCGCCGACGAGGTGGTTGTGATTGACGGAGGCAGCAAAGACGGGACAGTTCAGCTTTCCGAAAGCTTGAATTGTCGTGTATACGTCAACCCATGGCCCGGATATGCGAAACAGAGGGAGTTCGGAGTAGAACGCGCGGTTCATGATTGGGTCTTCCTTATTGATACTGACGAAGTGGTCAGCGACGAGTTGGCCGCAAGTATTCTTGAACTGAAACCGGGGCTTATGGATCAATCGGTGGCCTATTCTATCTACCGGATCGGTGATTTTATGGGCAGATGGCTGGATCGTGGCGAATACCTAGTGCGCCTTTACAACCGCAAAGCGTATGGAATTCGAAACAGCTTGGTGCACGAGATGCCCGAGGTCTCTGAAGAGCGAACCATACGTTTGACAGGAACCCTCTGGCATTATGGTTACCGCAGTATTAACGATCATGTGGCACGTTTCAATAAGTATACTGACTTGGAAGCTGAAAGTGCGTATGCCAAGGGCAAACGATTTCGGGTCAGTCATCTGCTGTTAAGACCGCCAGCCCGTTTCCTGCAAAAGTATTTCTTACACGGTTTGTTCAAGAAGGGAATGTCAGGTTTCGGTGTATCCGTATTCTGGGTCATGTATGAATTCATGGTCGGCTTCAAGCATTACGAATTAATTAGATCGGGAAAGCTGACTCAGCACAATGCGCAGACGAGTCAGACCGAGAAGGAGAATAAAGGAGAGAGAAGCTATGCCGTACAGTGACGGATTGAACATTATGACGACTGGCCTTAGCTGGCCGTCGCTACAGCCGGGTGGGCTTAACACGTATTTCAAATCCGTTTGCGAGCAACTCTCCTCACGTAATCGGGTGCATGCGCTGATTTGCAGTCAAGAAACGCCTGCTACCCCTGAGGAATTGATTATTCACAATGCCGGAGATCCAAAAGATGGGATCTGGAAACGTAAGGATGCTTTCCAGCGTAAGGCGGCCGATCTGATGGGAGAGGGTAGTGGCCGTATAGATATTTTATACACTCACTTTGCTCCTTATGGTATTGGTCCAGCACTGGAAGCAAAGAAACGTGGGATTCCTGTAGTGATGACTTTTCATGGCCCATGGAATGAAGAAATGAAAATCGAAGGCCAAGGTATTAAGCATCGGGTCAAAACAACCATTGCCAAATCCATTGAACATAGAGCCTATAAGCTAGCGGATAAGTTCATCGTGCTTAGTGAGACGTTCCGCGACATTCTCCATAAGCTGCACGGAGTGCCTCTACACAAAATTATAGTGATTCCAGGAGCAGCTAATGTGGAACGTTTTATTCCCGCTACGAATCGATTGGCGATTCGCCGAAGCTTAAATTTACCTGAGGGA contains the following coding sequences:
- a CDS encoding oligosaccharide flippase family protein, producing MQQLNAKSLPTRTIWSSFRLFAKSKDNSSAAVKTMFVSVMILLINMLTGVLTARYLGPAGRGEQTAMINWSQFLAFSMSFGIPSALIYNAKKNPEDAGVLYRMALLLGIIFGVIAMIIGIVVLPYWLKSFSPEVVTFAQWSMILCPIIVISQINNAAFQFRGEYKRFNWIRYLVPLLTLTIIGILIALDRMNPFTTAIAYLLPGAPLFIGMAISLLRTYKVKMRGAFQNLKRLFTYGLGSYGNDLLGNFSYYIDQIVIAGLLRPADLGLYVVAVSLSRMVNFFSSSITIVLFPKASELSKEQAVELTFKAFRISTTFTMLGGVVLMLLAPLVIPLMYGKDFNAALTVFRLLLLEVTISGGTIILAQAFMALGKPKVVSMLQGFGLLLVIPMLFLLIPKFGLLGAGIAMLSSAILRFFFIVLNIKYTLKVKLPRLLITREDIQWMKTTMNSYIRKKPMDMNG
- a CDS encoding glycosyltransferase family 2 protein, with amino-acid sequence MDSVKSVVGGPGNYPISAVIIAQDDEVRISKAIQSCRLFADEVVVIDGGSKDGTVQLSESLNCRVYVNPWPGYAKQREFGVERAVHDWVFLIDTDEVVSDELAASILELKPGLMDQSVAYSIYRIGDFMGRWLDRGEYLVRLYNRKAYGIRNSLVHEMPEVSEERTIRLTGTLWHYGYRSINDHVARFNKYTDLEAESAYAKGKRFRVSHLLLRPPARFLQKYFLHGLFKKGMSGFGVSVFWVMYEFMVGFKHYELIRSGKLTQHNAQTSQTEKENKGERSYAVQ
- a CDS encoding glycosyltransferase family 4 protein, with the translated sequence MPYSDGLNIMTTGLSWPSLQPGGLNTYFKSVCEQLSSRNRVHALICSQETPATPEELIIHNAGDPKDGIWKRKDAFQRKAADLMGEGSGRIDILYTHFAPYGIGPALEAKKRGIPVVMTFHGPWNEEMKIEGQGIKHRVKTTIAKSIEHRAYKLADKFIVLSETFRDILHKLHGVPLHKIIVIPGAANVERFIPATNRLAIRRSLNLPEGATTVLTVRRLVNRMGLLQLLEAWKQVAERFPNAILLIGGKGPLRGELEEKIADYGLSNKVRLLGYIPDHELVSYYQAADMFVVPSQALEGFGLITVEALSSGLPVMATPIGGNKEILQGFRPELLFKSSSSDHMAEGMIHMLSNRKLLPSRDECREHVLERYTWEHVTDQVESVFLQALGEEVTT